The region GGGCATGGTTTTTAATAAATCCTTGAAAAGGCCTGATTGGTACAAGAATCAAAGTCAAAAAAAAAGTATTCGGATTTCGACCGATAGTCAAGGTGAAAGATGCGGGGTGCACTTGGCCGATCCTGTTGAATTGTCAAAAATTGGATCATCTCCTTGATAATGCTTTTGATTCGTGACCCGGAGGACTGTCAGGAAAAAACACAACATGTGCGGTTATAAACTTCCTTATCCCCCATATATAGTTCTTTTTCCATTGACAAAGAGGTTGCTCACGGTTATAGTACATCAAAATGCTATACCGGACGCCGGGGAGGATGGGTCCATGGAGATGCTGCAACAAAAGATCCTTGTTGTGGATGATGAAAGACTCTTGACGACCTTGATGTCTGAATCCCTCCGTATGGAAGGGAATTTTTCGGTGGAACAGGCCTCGAACGGACAGGAAGGATTGGAAAAGTATAAATCTTTTCACCCGGATCTCGTCTTGATGGACATCGAAATGCCCGTCATGGACGGATATGAATCCTCCCGCGAGATCAAGTCCTTTGATCCTAAGGCCAAGATCCTCGTGCTCACCGGTAACCCTTCCGATCACCGGGCACGCAAAACCATCAGTGAGGGTATCGCCCTGACCCTCCTCGAAAAGCCGGTACGCTTGAAAGAGCTTAACCGGATCATTCGGGAAAAACTTTCCGACTGACACCCGCCCCATCTCATTAATCCTTTACCTTATTCCTGCGTGGAAGTATCTTTCCTTGAATCTTGCATAAACAATTTTGGACCTGTTAAAAAATATCCGTTTCATGCCCATTACGGGCTTGTTAAGGCTTTCCCTTGAAAGCGAGGATTTTTCTTCCATTCCATGACCGGGACAATAATTTGATCCCCGCCCGGCGGAGATTTGAGTTGATATGACTTCGGTAATCACTATTCTGGGACGCCCCAATGTAGGCAAATCAACCCTGTTCAACCGGCTTTCCAGGTCCAGGGATGCCTTGGTGGATGACATCCCGGGCATCACCCGAGACCGTCTCTACGCATCAGTTCACTGGGGGGATCGGACCTTTACTCTGATGGACACCGGGGGTTTTGACGAGGTGGGGGATGAACCCTTCATGGATCTGGTGAGAGAGCAAGTTCGGAAGGCTGTTGAGGAATCCGACATTATTATTTTCATGGTGGACGGCCGCCAGGGGATAATGCCCGGAGACGAAGAAATCGCCCACATGCTGCGCCGTTCAGGCAAGAAGGTTTTCTTGGCTGCCAACAAGATCGACGGCCCCGAGCACGAAGGGCTCACGGCGGATTTTTACCGGCTGGGTGTTGAAAAGGTTTTTCCCTTATCCGCCGCCCACGGGTACGGATTGAAAGCCCTGATGAACGAGGTCGTCAAGGAATTGCCAGAAGAGACCCCAGAAGAAAATGATGAGGCGGTTCGGGTGGCCGTCCTGGGAAGACCCAATGTGGGAAAATCTTCTCTCGTGAATCGTATCCTGGGCTCCGAAAGGGTGTTGGTAAGCGATATTCCGGGAACCACCCGGGATTCCGTGGATATCCGGTTTACCCGGAGGGGAAGGGATT is a window of Deltaproteobacteria bacterium DNA encoding:
- a CDS encoding response regulator produces the protein MEMLQQKILVVDDERLLTTLMSESLRMEGNFSVEQASNGQEGLEKYKSFHPDLVLMDIEMPVMDGYESSREIKSFDPKAKILVLTGNPSDHRARKTISEGIALTLLEKPVRLKELNRIIREKLSD
- the der gene encoding ribosome biogenesis GTPase Der — translated: MTSVITILGRPNVGKSTLFNRLSRSRDALVDDIPGITRDRLYASVHWGDRTFTLMDTGGFDEVGDEPFMDLVREQVRKAVEESDIIIFMVDGRQGIMPGDEEIAHMLRRSGKKVFLAANKIDGPEHEGLTADFYRLGVEKVFPLSAAHGYGLKALMNEVVKELPEETPEENDEAVRVAVLGRPNVGKSSLVNRILGSERVLVSDIPGTTRDSVDIRFTRRGRDYVLIDTAGIRRKSKVREKIDKFSMIKAVKSLDRCHLAVVLLDASEGVVEQDARICGYALDRGRGLILGLNKWDLVKHDPDTRRRLLSALDRQLKFVSFAPRITLSARTGEHVGKLFEKIDHLSDQYGKRIGTGEVNRVLEKIFQLKPPPLTGKGRLKFFYATQIDVRPPTFVLFVNRPELIHFSYERFLANQFRERFGLDQTPIRIFFRKR